The Arachis hypogaea cultivar Tifrunner chromosome 14, arahy.Tifrunner.gnm2.J5K5, whole genome shotgun sequence DNA window ttatacggctcattagatcgtgatatctatatgaaagtccctgaaggactaaagatatctaaaccatccaatgaatattcacaaggtgttatactcagttaaattgcaaagatctttatatggtttaaagcaatctggacgaatgtggtataatcgtcttattaAGTATCTGGCCAagaacggattcaagaatgatgatatttgtccatgtgttttcataaaatctgcatctggattcattataattgctgtgtatgttgatgatttaaatatcattggaactcttgaagagattccaacaattataaaaactctaaaagaagagtttgagatgaaagatcttggaaagactaaattttgtctcggcctgcagatcgagcataaaAAGattgggatctttattcatcaaacaacatacatgaaaaagatcttgaagagattttatatagaTAAGTCACATCtgttaagtaccccaatgatcgtaagatctttggatgtggaaaaggatcaattccgtcctaaggaagaaaatgGAGATATCCTTAGTCCTTAAGTACCATATTTTAGTGTCATTGGAGCGCTaatatatcttgctaataatacaagacccgatatatcatttgctgtgaatttactagcaagatataatacctctccaaccagaagatattggaatggaatcaaacaaatttttcgatatcttcatggaacggttgatatgggattgttttatccctatggatccaagtcataattagttggctatgcagatgtaggatacttgtctgatcctcACAAatggagatctcaaacaggatacctgttcacatatgatggtacaactatatcatggaggtccacaaaacagacgattgcggcaacatcctctaatcatgctgaaatactagcgatacatgaagcaagtcgcgagtgtttttggctcaggagtttgatccaatatattttgtcatcatgtggactaattGATCAGAAAATAGCTCCAagtgtcctgtttgaagataatgcagcatgcattgctcaacttaaaggttgATACATTAAAGGTGAtaaaacaaagcatatttctcccaaattcttcttcactcatgatcttcaaaatcaagaaacaattgatatccaacagatccgctcaagtgatactctggcagatttatttacaaagtcactcccaaaatcgtcttttgaaagattggtacatcagattggaATGCGCCgttttcgagacattaaatgatgtcgacaagaggaggagactgtactcttttttccttggtaaggtttttttcattagatttttcttgacaaggtttttaatgaggctgtccccatcacaaaggatattgtactctttttccttcactaaaattttttccattggatttttttagtaaggttttaacgagacaTAATCCTAAATGGCCATCTAAGAGGGAGACATGGAGTGTTATGATAAGAATGAGTATGTAGATGCCATTTATTATGGGAGGCTCATGTTCTCAAAGATGAATGtattaaagaaatttaaaaatgtaaatcTTCCTTTGTCTATAAATAGAGAAACAACTGAGAAACAATTACACACAGCAATAAAacattcttctctctttcttttaatATTATACTTTTCTTATATACTGTCAATACTTCTCTCTCTTTTACATTATAGATATATATAAACTATCTCTATTATATTAAGaatattatattagtaaatattaatactagagtattctatttatacttctttattttaCAACAAATACATATTATTTGCAAATATTCTTGTATATTTGTATAAACTTATAACATGTTTGACTTTCATTTAATATATACGTATTGATTCAAAGTTAATTCACACAAATATGAATTTACTTAGCGTCTGATACTTTTTGTACAggagaaaaattatatatatttcaaatttttttcaattttatttatttatgaatataCAAAAAATTCTTAGATTTCACATGATAGTTTCAATCTTCACACTCATAAGTATAATTGATATACacttttaaatatgatattttttcTACGCTGTTAAAAACTAAATTTAGCGTGACATAAATTTTATAGGGAACTTAACAAATTTATGCCATTAGCTTTCTCTAGCACCTACTTTAGtttcataattttataaaataaaatttacataacaaataaaatatataatattaaaatttagacttTTGACATAAACTAACATCttctaaaatattaaattttaatataatagatGAATTAATTTGTGAACTTATGAAATTGATACTGGTTCGATCGTATAAATCCTGTTtactataatattataaatatggtTACATAAATAAATTCTTTTATCTATGTTGCTACAAACTATGTTTAATGTTAACATAataaattcatataaaattaaaaaacgtAGATATTATTAACTTGTTATAACGCTAATTTGATCTCTCATATATTATAGTAAATTTACATGCACCTTTTAGTGCagctatttttaattaaaaaaaaaaggtcccATACATATGAAATGATAATTTTTCACatcagtaaaaagaaaaaagaaaacaaaaatataccCTTTATATTTAAATACTCATCTAAAATAATGAATACATTAGATaatataaattttgaataaatgaaaataaaaaagaccTATATTTTTAACAACCCTGTTATGGGTATACCCATTATAGTTTAGTAGATATCATTTTGACGCTAATATTTTTTAGCAACCAATAcgtattttctttgttttattaattaaaaataatttaaatacacaattaattaataacaatcgTACATTAAATTGTGATACCGAATCTCCTGGTGTTAAATTCAGAGTGAGGAATATGTTTTCCACTAATATTCCCACTTGTCTCAAAATCTTGTAGGAACTTAGAAGGAGAATAGAGGAAAAACTATAAACAGACTGGAGCAATAATCAAGGATGCAGATGCAGAGTAAACTGGGTGATGGAGGCCAAGATGGGAAGCTACTTATTCCACTATGTTTGGGTGCTAAATACTATCCttaccctaaatcctaaacctgcATATAAGCCATTTCAACAATTTCATGGATGTACTTCATACTTGGGTACTTAATGTATATATACTTAACTTACTGCATATCTATGATCTACCCCTAAATAGGTACTTCTATAGTTCAAATGAGCTCTGTTTGTTAATTTATTACAAGCATTTTCGATCGCCAAAATTGTACTTTGATAAAGTGAACCATTCAAAGGTTGTCCGCAACCAAAAGATAATTTTAATCTTCAAATCTTATTAGGTATGGGTAGGCTTCTCTTACTGTGCAAGTAAACTAGGATCAGCCACGTTAGTTATGACAGTTAATTTGGTTACAAGATATAGCAAGGTGAAAACCCTGAGTTAGTTACAAGAGATTATTAGTAAGTGAAGTTAGATAGCTGAAGGTACTATAGAAGCAACACTTCTCCCTTTTGAAATGTGTGATTCACCATTGTAAAGCTGATGCTAAATCTCACCTTTCTCTTCTCCCTAAAAACTCTCTGTTCTCTCAACTCTCTCTGTCTCCTcttcactttttgttttctggttTCGAGTCACAACTCCCGAGGTTGAACATTAGGCACAGCCATATACATCCATTTCTTAACCTAGATAGGTTCAGTTGGGTTAAACTGAAAAATATGTACATATATCCTAGTCCAAACCACAAAAAAACCACTTATATCCATCACAGCATGCTACCACGCCCAACAAAACTCATGGTCAAAGGTTCCATCTCATATATCTAGATCTAATCCTATTATCACATACAAGGCATAAAACTACGATATTTATTAAGTTGAAGGATGCcacacaactcaattcatcaaacacttgcaGTGAAAggaaaaccaaaaaagaaaatagaagatatGTAGGCATACACCAATATTAAACTATGTATATTTGTCAAGCAAGGGCCCAATCATTTATGTTTTTTGGAGGcaaatcaataatcataatcatcatGATTTTAGTTTAGTCATGGAAAAGGGGAACCATAGTACGATACATAGCTGAAGAATGAGGAATTCAAGCAGGACCAAATTAGGCTCGGTACTGCTTAACCTTCTTCTCAAGCTCGTCCTTCTTTGCACCAACAATCCTATCAATCTCCTTTCCTTGCTTCACCAGCACAAATGTCGGCATCGCCTGAACCTGAAAATCCTTTGCtacatccttttttttttccaaaaaaaaaaaacacacacacataaaGACACCATcatgagaagaaagaaagaaaaaagactgGTATTCTTCAGTTACAGAAAGAGAAACCCCTTATTTTCATCCTGAAACCATTAGAATTGTTATCATTGATCCATCTTCAACAAACTTGTAACAACTATTTCGTTCATCAATATGCGGAACTCCACAATTTCTGattatttagcatcaatttatttctaaaaagAATGGAATCACAGTCAATTTACTCTCTAAGCCCTAATCTAATCAACAAGTCATAAAACTAGTCTCTAAAGTGTAAAACGCAAACTAACTACAATTTTGTATCATCTAATCAACCGAAAACTAGCATATAGATTAATTACGTGTGTctgtctctgtgtgtgtgtgtgtgtgtgtgtgtgtgtgtgtgagagagagagagagagagagagagagagagagagagagagaaagagagaatcacaggTAATTGATCGACATCGAGCTTGATGAACTCGACGTCAGAGAAGTTTTCGGCCATGGCGTGAATATGCGGTTCAATGAACTTGCATGGTCCGCACCACGAAGCTGAGAAATCTATCACAACCTGTTCAATTAAAAGCACATaaacaacagcaacaataatcagaaacaaaaaaagacagatccaaaaaaaaatagttaagagAATCGGAGATCTAGAGAGAGATTGAGGAAGTTACGAGCTTGGAGGAATCTTTGAGTTCGTTGAAATGGAGCTGAAATCGAGGGGAGGAATGGAACGATTTCACATGAGAGTCCTCCGCCGAGCCTCCCTCCGTCGTGGCCGCTGCAGCATCGCCGCCGAGCACCGCAGACAGCACACCCCCCATTTTTTgttctcctctttttcttttgcgTTCACAAAGTTATTCTACAGTTATTGTTATTAGGCCGTTTTATATGCAAGATATTttgaatatctttttttaaaaaagtacgATCAAAATGAGCAgaataattaattatgtatttattggaAGTATCACATTTATATATACTATTAGATTTGATTAGTGAAAATTAaaggttaatataaaataaaaatattaatggaCTCTATTAAATACAgaatattctattatataaataaatgttttaaatagtgatattttaatacaatactttaaataataataaaatattttatttttaaataattaaatataaaacatataaatacaaaaaagatgaatattttttattcattaaaattaattattatgtaaaaatttttataatattaaaaaattatattaaaataatcttttaaactacaacataaaataattaaaattttattttatattatttgataaataattatattattatatttaaaatttattaactaattatttttgttaaaaatattattatataatataattttttatcaaaatattttaaaaatataaacgttttcatttttttatttttttaagaaaaataaaataaataatataattataaatacatgattatcatattatatatttactaatattagtaagacttaaacaaattaaaattatgcaaaaaaattaaaattatatacaaaatcaggctattataaaaatataatcacataaatacactatttttttttatacattttttaaaataatatatattatatactatctgaattaaaatacaaatcaGTTATTATATGTAATTACACCTATATGAATTTGtctaaagaaattgaaaaaaaataaattatattatttatttatttttttcaaaaaaatgtgaaaaaacaaaaaaagagttaatatttttatgtattatatataatttttaaataaattttatttttataaatattttgataaaaaattatattatataataatatatttaacaaaataattagttaataaaatttaagtataataatctaattatttgtgaagtaatataaaataaattttaattattttatatttttatattgtagtttaaaatattattttaatataattttttaatattataaaaaagtttgtataataattaatcctaatgaataaaaaatacttatattttttatatttatctattttatatttttttagaacaaaaaacttttacttttatataataaaatatgtgataatctttttaatatatatatatatatatatatatatatatatatatactatttattaattttttatatattaaataattataataatataataacattaaaataagataacatattaaatttgttacattaaaactaaaaattatatattttatttttggatttaacaaaatatatttttattaaattatatatgataaaaatattttaaaaaagacatTTGTACACTAAtttctcatatataaatataaaagtatggtcgagttagagaataaaaaatttaactagaaaaaaatttgaaaataataaaaataaaaataattttattataaatatataattatgaatattatatatatgaaactataaatgttaaatttaaaaaataattttaaattattatctatttaatattacaacaaaataaatatgaataaaaaatactagaaaagagAGCCATGAGGTGACATATATATTAAAgagtctaaagaataaaaaaatatatacctaTTTTATATCAGTCACTATTAATACACATATAATACATATACTGATATACGtaattgatatatattatttattcaaattttttaaaaaaataaaaataataatatttttatgtattatatataatattttaaataaactatattttgacaaatatttgataaaaattatattatacaataatatttttaacaaaaatagttagttaataagTATCGAATATAATAAcctaattatttatcaagtaatataaaataaaatataattattttatatttttatgttgtagtttaaaatattattttaatataatttttttaatttttttgcataataattaattttaatgaataaaaaatatttatattttttatatttatatattttatatttttaattacataactttgattagtttaggtcttactaatataaataaatatataatgtcatagacatgtatttaaaattattatttattctgttttctaaaaaaattgaaaaaaaatgaaagggttaatatttttatatattatatataatattttaaataaattatatttttaaaatattttgatgtaaaattatattatataataatatctttaacaaaactagttagttaataaattttgaatataataatttaattatttgtcaagtaatataaaataaaattttaattattttatatttttatgttacagttaaaatattattttaatataattttttaatattataaaaaattttgcataacaattaattttaatgagtaaaaaatactcatatatattgtatttatatattttatatttaattatttaaaaataaaagattatgttACTATTTAAAGTATTATGTATTAAAGTATTatcatttaaagtatttatttatgtactaataagatattttgtatttattagagtctatTAATGTTCTTCTTTTATATCagcctttgattttcatctaataaaatttaatgatCTATATAAATGTGGCACATCcaataaaaacataattattaTGCTCATTTTAGACATACCTGTAATCAGAAATTACatactaaatattttttgaaaaaaactaCATACTAAAATTTAAACTTATGGAAATATACAACCAGAgacaattttgttttaaaaaatcacTAACAATGTTCTCcaaaaatttagatatagtaaaAAATATTTCTTGAATTATTAAATAACAAATATGTCTTTGATAtttcttaaattatttaacaatttttaaatattaatttcacaaaaaaataattatatgtgagTTTTTATCGTctttaaaatatgataaaaatattgaattgtTAAATatacattataaaaaattttagaaattagattttatcattttaatataatttttatgtttgcTGATTGGGCATTTATTGCCAAAAAAAATTGCAAGTAAGCGTACGGCTGCGAGAAATTTAGGATAGGCGGGAAATTAGTTCTGGCATTTCTTTtgactggatttttttttttctattttatagtTGTTTGGATTATGCTTTTTTGTATGtttagttttctttctttttactcAGAGTATTGTTTAGTATtagtattaattatttttattgttttgttgAGAATTCCATCCTTTTTTATGCTACGAGTCCTTTCTATACTCTTTTATCATTAATGGAAACTGCTATGCTGgttttaaaaactaaaagaaaaaaaaaacagaaaacagtATTTCTTGTGACTCTAAGTATATGGAAAAAAAGTGTATTTAAGAATTTTACGTACTTATGTGTGaccagaaagagaaggaaaaaagaCAGAAGGAACAGGAAAAAGATTCATtagcaatataaaaaataaaatgtttacctttttcttttttgtcagttatttttaatatcaaaaataaaaaatacaaaataaatatatacaaaaatcatGCATATAATATTCTTCCAAAAAGCATTCCAGATCCATTTGGCTAGAAGTGTGATCAAGTTCATAAGGTGGAGAGTTTCAACTAGTCCACAAGATTAAAACTTATtcagatattatttatttaatcacttaATTAAAGTTATATAACTTTATGGTTTTAATTGGAGTATAATACTATAAAAAGTATTTCCAATTCTGTTGGCTGAAAGTGTGATCAAGTTCAAAAGGTGGGGAATTTCAAGTAGTCCATAAGATTTAAAGTTATTTAAATATTACTtatataatcacttaattaaaGTTATATAACTTTATCTTTTGATTTTAAGTATTATTTATGTAACTGATACTGTCCTTACAAATAATTCGATATTATATACAATAATTCAATATTTTACGTTATAATTCGGCGTTATATGTTATAATTAGACTCAATGGACTATATCCTAGAATAAAAACGTCCGACCAAGTATTATCactcattaaaatttaataactacTCTTCAATTCAGATGAACAATAGAATGTAACCGACCATCTTCATctcacctataaaggtatgatattttATCCTCAAACGAGATACTGAATTCTCAGTACTAATTTAAGTATCGGAGTGCCTTTTGTAGGTACACTCCTCCTTTATTCATACTCTATCTGACGTGATATCTCTCTGGACGAAGAGTTTGGATCATCTCAGCCTATAGCTGAGGTTACGTCCAGGTTATTcacacaagaacaattggcgcccaccgtgggcctCAAAATAAACGCCCTTCTTTTTATAGGCCCCATTTCCTTTCAATGGCTTCAAATTTACCTGCACCTTTATAAACAAAGGTCATATAATAAATCATTAAGGCCCAAAAAAGACCGATCTATATCTATCATCTCTATTTGccaatctatatctgttatctctatttgcaaatatatatctgttatatctatttgccgatctatatctgtttttctgaTCCATATCCGTCATCTCTATTTTCCGATCCATATCTATCATCtctatttgccaatttatatctgttatctctatttgctaatctatatctatttttctattttaaaatttatatatattatctctattttcatatttatatcaATCATTATCCGAGCTATATCAATCATTATCGGTTCTATATCAATCATTATCAGTCATAGTCAAATCTATATCAACTATCATCAGATCCATATCATCTATCTTCCAAACTATGACTATGACTATCAACAGTCAAAAAATTCAATCACATATCATACAAGCACAAACACTTATCCATTCGCGATAATTCTTCAATTCAAAGAAGCATCGTTTACACATGCGCAATCAAACTCAATCTTCAATCAATTCACCAAACAAAGGTGAACTAACGCTCATTCGCCAtaattcttcaattcaaagtcgcaTCGTTTACACACGCGCAATCAAACTCAATCTTCAATCAATTCACCAAACAAAGGTGAACTAACATTCATTTGCCAtaattcttcaattcaaagtcgcaTCGTTTACACATGCACAATCAAACTCAATCTTCAATCAAATCACCAAACATAGGTGAACTAACGCGCATTCGCGAtaattcttcaattcaaagtcgcaTCGTTTACACATGCGCAATCAAACTCAATCTTCAATCAATTCACCAAACAAAGGTGAACTAACGCTCATTCGCGAtaattcttcaattcaaagtcaCATCGTTTACACATGCGCAATCAAACTCAATCTTCAATCAATTCACCAAACAAAGGTGAACTAACGCTCAATCGCGAtaattcttcaattcaaagtcaCATCGTTTACACATGCGCAATCAAACTCAATCTACACATGCGCAATCAAACTCAATCTTCAATCAATTCACCAAACAAAGGTGAACTAACGCTCATTCGCGAtaattcttcaattcaaagtcgcaTCATTTACACATGCGCAATCAAACTCAATCTTCAATCAAATCACCAAACAAAGGTGAACTAACGCTCATTCGCGAtaattcttcaattcaaagtcgcgTCGTTTATACATGCGCAATCAAACTCAATCTTCAATCAAATCACCAAACAAAGGTGAACTAACGCAATATTCTCTCCCAACCAATTCATTTTATCAAAATCGTCTCAGCAACTATTCAAATTATCTATTCAGTTCCACGAAAAATCCTAACCGTTGTATCTATTAAATCAATGGTTCAAAATTACATTGAAAAAAACCAAAGACACAATCAATGACAAATACTACTACACTTTCCAATACACGTTAACTTCAAATAACGTctgaaattcaaaatattttattccttgtTTTAATAAAGTATCTTGAACTGGGGGCTCCaagtagggctggaagtgagtcgagctagaccaagctcaagctcggctcacgaaaattgagcttggctcatggctcgactcattaacaatcgagcttatttcttaagctcaagctcggctcaccaaaaactcacgagctggctcaaataagagaaacataaatacataatctataattctatatcaataaattataacttatatattttaaaaaatatttgaaaatatcaattttatatattgtttatctatcaataaattataaattttttatttatgtcctatattaaaattatatgtaaaaaataaatgtaaatattaaataattaagattgttatatatatatatataatcgaaccagctcacgagctaatgagctgagcttatccaagctcaaactcgactcatttaatttatgagctcaatttcaggctcaaacttggctcaccagctcacgagcttagcttatcgagctgttaacgagtcgagctcgagttggctcatgagctggcttgactcacttccagccctagctCCAAGGCTAATCCAATGGCCGAGTTATAAACTTACTCAATGGCCGACTTATGATTCATTAAAAACTCAACCTACTTCATTAAAACGTATTCCCAGGCTAAACCTAGGGGCTATGATACGGCTGTTACAAATCCGATGTCATAACTCGGCATTATATACAATAACTCGACACTTTACGTTATAACTCGACGTTATATGTTACAATCAGACTCAACGGACTATATCCTAGAATAAAAACGTCCGACCAAACATTATCACTCATTAAAACCTAAAAACTTCTCTTCAATTCAGATGATCAATAGAATGTAACCGACCATCTTCACATAacctataaaggtatgatattttATCCTCAAACGGGACACTGAATTCTCAGTACTAACTTAAGTATTggagtgccttttgcaggtacactcctccTTTCATACTCTCCGTGATGTGATATCTCTGAACGAAGAGCTTGGATTATCTCAGCCTATAGCTCGGCATTAAAAGTTAAAGCTCGGCGTCAACTCCTGTAGTCGAGGCTACGTCCAGATTATTCACACAAGAACAGTAACAA harbors:
- the LOC112744437 gene encoding thioredoxin H2, with product MGGVLSAVLGGDAAAATTEGGSAEDSHVKSFHSSPRFQLHFNELKDSSKLVVIDFSASWCGPCKFIEPHIHAMAENFSDVEFIKLDVDQLPDVAKDFQVQAMPTFVLVKQGKEIDRIVGAKKDELEKKVKQYRA